gctttggCTTCTTGCTGTCTCATAATTCCACAGAATGTCATGGAGAACAGGTGTTATACCACTGATTTACAGGccagttctgttttctcctaATGAAGGGACTTAAAAATGACTTTGTTCGTAATATCCTCTGGACCTTTGAAGATATCCACATGTTGGTGGGATCAAATATGCCAATATTTGGAGGTGGGAGATACCCTGCTGTGAGCCTGCGTCTCAGGTGAGCTTAGAAGTTCGTAGATATTATTTATACCAGACTTGTCTGATTTGGTACTCTGCTTCTTAGTCAACTATCTGCATTTTTCGCTATTTTTATAAAAGACAGCAGTAATATTTCTCCTGCCGGGAGTCTGAATTTTGGTAGCTGCTTGTTTGGGCATAAGCACTTAAAATGTTATTGAACAGTGAGACAGAACTATTCCAGTCCCAATTCATTGCCACTCTTCTAGTTCCTGCCTTTACATAGGCAAAGAAGGAGCAAAAACTTGAAGATGATTTGGTGTATTTGTCTTCTCTTTAAGACACATTTAGGAATTAACAGTACCTTGTTCTGCAATGAATTTTGGAAGGTCTGGGAGAAGGCTTGTGCTATAATTAGTTGCAGCTAACTTCTGAAGTACTTATTATTTTGGTGATAATGTGACATCTGAAGCCTGTTAAATGTGGGCAAAAACTCCAAACTGCTGATGGAATGTGAGCATATTCCATTGGAGAGATCAGCACATCTGTTTTGCTATAACTTGGTGATTAATATAACAATTCACAAATAATTGTTTTAGTATTCATCCACTCTCAGGTGACTTAAACCCAAATCCCATTAGTAAACATCCCTAATAATTCCTGAAGGGTAAACAAAGATTTAAACAAcactagaaatattttgttttaggGATAACAACAAGCCAATAAATGTGCTAACAGGGATTGACTATTGGTTGGACAACTTAATATGCAACGTGCCAGAGCTTGTGATGTGCTTTCACGTCAATGGAATTGTTCAGGTAAGTCTGATTTTTTGCATTATgccttaaaataataattcattCTTCATATTCTAAAATTGCCTCAGTTATAACAGATCCTTCACACTGTTCTGAGCAAAGATGACAAAAATCCTGTGTTGCAGAATGGGAAGCATCTTAGGCAGCTTGCAGCAGTCATCTAAAAATAGTGtgttctttcttcccctccctttcttGCATGCAAGATTCCTTCTTCCCTTGATGTTTGAGTGAAGGCAAGAATATAAAATGTAACAGCAGAAATCAGTTTCATATATCTTGAAATCTGCAGTGTTCCCTTGCCAAGACAGATGCAAGTTTTGAGTGCTTTTTATGCTGTTTTACTGTAGACTGGCTGTGTTTCTGTTCTACCTGGTAGCCTGGAGTTGTTTCCTAGGCTGACTAGGTTTCATTGAAATAACAGATGCTGTACCTTCTTCCCCTTATTTATCCTCATCTTTTGTTCTCCATTCACCATGTTTGTGACAGAAATGGATCCTTCTTAAAGCTTTGACTGAATAGTGTAGTCAAGATGGGCTTGCTTGAAGTAAAGCATAGAAATTGACTCAATTTATCATAAtaacaggttttgtttctttaagcTGTTGATAGAGACACTGATATATTAATTTTGGTGTCATGAAGCCCTCCTAAGCTTGAGTTTTAATTTCTATTCTTTGCAGAAATATGAAATGATCAAGACTGAGGATATTCCCAATTTGGAAAACTCTAATTTTTCTACCAAAGTGATAAAAGATATTGCTCAAAATATCTTATcttttctgaaatcaaattGCACCAAAGAAGGACACACCTATTGGCTGTTTAAAGGTAAGGTTTAGATCACTTTGAAAGGATTGATGTTAATGTGATGTTGATTAAtgaaagattttccttttcagcaagTGGGAGTGACATAGTAAAGCTCTATGACCTCACCACGCTTTGTGAAGAGACTGAAGACAAATACCAAAACCCTTTTACAATGCCAGTGGCAATTCTGCTGTACAAGTGagtttttatcatttttgttGCAATACTTAATTCTTGCTGCAGTTCTATTCAGAACACACTGAAAATCATGATCAAATGACAATCATACACAAACTTGCTAAATCTTAGTCCCACTAGATCAAAACATACTTTCCTTTTCACCGTTTCTCCATGTAAATTTCTTTGCTGATAAAGTCTTGTAGACCTATCATGAAGTTTAGAAGATCTACAGTTGTAGAATGTTGtttaaagcttctttttttttctagtacaAAGAAGTTATGCAGGGATTTCACTGTTTTGTTCAACTTTCTCTTAGAGTTGCTTGCAATATGATGCTGAAGAAAAACCAGAACAAGAAGCACTATGGCACGATCAGAACATTGCTCCTGAATTGTCTGAAGTTGTTGGACAATGGCAGACATCCTCAAGTAAGAATTCAATGTTTTCTTGCACTTGTGTAAATATAAAAGATGCTGTAATCATAATAAATTTGGTAATAAACAGTGTCGTACTTCTTCTTCCCAAAGGAGAGAATTCAAATTTAtaaacaaacttaaaaattaattttatttttaaggaatccccatgctatttttttaattagtattttttgCTGCCACTCATTGAAGCACAAGTCTTCTGTCCTGCATTGCATTCACTCTGCTGTTCTTGCTGCCAGAGAGCCCTTTGGGAGAAGATCCTGGATAAAAGGTGTAAAATGTGAATATATGAACATTTTTACTCAGAAAGTGGCAGAAAACTAGGACAAGCCAATGAGAGAAGTTGTTGTCTCCATCCTTTCAGATACTCAAAGCCCAGCTGGACACagttctgagcaacctgccTTGATAAGTGGGTTGGGCTGGAGAGTCTCTAAATGATTTAAGTTGTTTTCAACTGAAAACGAATCCCCAAAAATGTGATGTGAAAAATCCGAATCATATTTAGAATGGATTACAAGAGGAGACGTGGCACACATTAAACTAATAAGAATGTGGATTCTTTCTAGAGTTGTGAAAGGTTTTCAAAATTCCAAATGGAATCTcttcaatttattatttttttttgcttgcataAGATCCTTGTGTTGTTTCCTGTGATCTGCAAGCTGTTACAACAGGCAGTACTTGTTCTCTACCAAttggtttttattctcttctaaACTTCATCAGCGTGGatccttttcccttccaggGAATTTGCTCAGGCTGTATTTACAGGTTATCAAACACCTCTTTGCATATCCTCTGTCTTCCTTATCCTAAGATAATTTATATTCTTGcctctcaaaagaaaaatttaactTGAGAATgaatcatttttttctcttctttgcaAAGATTATTGCTTCAGCAAACTACATGTTATCAGAGCTTTTTCAGCTGGATGAACCTAAAAAAGAAGACAGCGCAGACTTCCCTATAAATGGAAATTCTGATGAAAGTTacagtgaggaagaggaagagatgcCAGACAGTGATGAAAATGGTTCTTACAGCAACAGTTCTGATCCCCCAGATGACAATAAAGCAGTGGCAATAATCAAATCTGTTGGGGAGTTGTCAGTACCAGAAAAGTACAAGTCTGTGCATCGAATACGTGTAAGTGACACTGTGGGAGTATTTAAGGGTTAGGGCTTAAAGTTTTTCCTGAATACTTGAGTCCATGGGACAAAAGTGGGTAGTGAAAGTCAGTTCCCTGGTAGTTTTGCCTTCAGGTTAACTGAAGTGGACAAAGAAACACTTCATAAGCTGCTCATAAAATTGGAGCTGTTTGAATTTTATGGTAGAGCAGGCTCCAggtagttttttttccttactatATTCCCCTTTGTCTTGATGTTACCTCTCATTTTCATCTTCTGGCCagtcatttttatatttcctgtGTTGaccatttttctcttcctcctgttcATGCCCCACTGAAGCCCAGCTGTGCATTCCCTGTCTGCCATGGCACAGAGGAGCGCTGCAGGCTGGTGCTCAACCACGTCCTGGAGGTGAGTTCACTGCCAACTTCCTGAGAATGTTTCACCTCCCACCCAATTCTTCATCTGCTCTGTGTTTACTAAATATTGCTCTCAAGGTGAATGAAAAGATTTCTCCCTTTGCAGGGTTTGAAATCTGTTGACAGCAGTGTCAAAAAAGAGGGTGACCTTCCTGCAGCTGACCCCAGCACTCCAATCCCTTTGAAATATGAGGATGAATCCACCAGTGGTGGTCCTGAGTCTCTGGAAAAACAGATGGCCTTATTTCTAGACAAAAGTAAGTTGTATTGTTGTGCAAATAAGACCTTTCCAGTGCCAACACAAACTTCTGCTACTTTATTTTGATTGTCAAGCCAGTGTGTTTAAATCACTAATTACAGCATTGCCTAAGGAAAAGTGCACTGAAGATTAGAGAACAGTCTGTTcctttttaaatatgaaaggaGAAGCTCATTTGAGATTTTTGCATAGCAAAGAATCTTTTATTAGCCAACACATGATTTTACTGGACCCTATTTAGATGTGGCTTTCAGATGACTTCCATAAGGGCTTGGTATTTCGAGGTTTGGTATGTGGAGCACTGTAAGTTTTGTgggttgttttaaaaataggcttcatttctttgtgtgtgtgtgtgtgtgtgtgacctggatattttctggaagaatttctcccttcTGTTCCTACATTAGGTTTGGTGCTTGAATTGCATAAAAAATGTTAACTAggattctgttttctttcttgtaccTCTACAGTTGTGAAAGGAAGCAacaaataaaagatgttttgtttgcttaaaTGCTCAAACTCCAGAAGTTTCAGACTACAGTcactctattttattttgttctggaGTGATATAAAAAGTTCCAGGGAAGACTTTTGTTTGAAAGTAGTAGAGTTCTCTGCAGGGCAAGGAGCCCTGTAAGCATAGCCCAGCAAAAAATTCATCTTGCCTACTTTGGCAgttctttattctttcctttctcctcccttctccctttgaaaaatatcagaataaGAATCCAGATCAGTTTTGAGTTATTCACACTCACACAGATTCCTGGATCTGTGCTTGAGTCCATCCCTGAAGTAGCAGCAGTGCTATTTGctcacttctgttttccagtccatggttttgttttctgtgatgtgaattacatattttctttgccACATGTACACATTTACATACATATGGAAAAGATAAGTGCTCTAAATCCTGgaattttaaactttaataGAACTAGTTGTGAATAGTGTATGGATACAGGGTATGTGCAGTGTGTGTGTCCTTAGCTGGGTGGGGTGTTACTGTTTTAGATTTGGCTTTGTCCTAATAGAACATGTGGTGCTTAagaatttattatatttatttattacatatttacataCTGTTGTAAGATTGTGGGTTTACAAATCAGGCCTTGTAGGTCCACCTTAAGCAAGAGACTCATTTCTGTATGCAAATACTGTCAGGGCAAAATTCTGTCCCTTAGCAGGGACAGGCCTTAAATCAGGAACAGTGAGCTGTTCTTTCTGGGTCCATAACCACTACAGcattaaagaaaagttttataaCCTTATGCAGAGGACATCTTGAAATGACTGTGAGAAAGTGCTTGGTTTTCCCTGTGGGAAGGACCAGGTTATCCAGGTTCCTGTGTGCTGGAGGCTAAACCCACACATGGAAGCTTTCTCACTGAGACTGTTCATGCAGAAACTGAGCATTTATCTCAAGGATTTGGTGGAGAAGATGACAAATTCTGCCTATGGCTTCCTTGGTGTCTTCTATTGCTCCCTGAGGGAGTAGTGTTGGCCTCTGCTCCTGTGTTTCAACAAGGTGTCTGAGGTCAGAGAGGTCACCTTCACTGTCACTGTCCCACTGGATTccagcatcctgctgccagGTGCAGTGCATGGAAAAGTGCCACTTGTTGGGTCTGTTTTGCAGATGATAATGGAGTGGCAgatgagctggcagagctctgcctgtgcagggctgtaATCAGGCAATTCCCATCCTGCAGATGGAGTTGTGTCCAACCTCTGGCACGTAAGAGGGGAGATTCACTGATGAGATTCTGTTCCCCTTACAGTGGGCTCCTTCCAGAAGGGGAAGCATTCCAGTCAGTCAGGAATGATTCCTGGATCGTGGCAGTATAAAATGAAACTCCAGCTCATCCTGAAGTCATCCAGAGCTTACTATGTCCTATCTGATGCTGCTATGATCCTGCAGAAGTACGGGCGAGCACTGCGATACATCAAGCTGGCCTTGCAGTGCCATGGTGAGTTCCTTGAATGGATTTGTCACCTGTGCCACTCTCAGGAGATACCTGTCACCACATCAGATACTGCTGTGCATGATATTTCCCTGTGGTGTGCAGTGACAAGTCTGGCAAGCTTGAGTTTAGTTAAACTCGGTTTCCAGCTCAGTATTCAGGGTAGAAGTCTGTAGTGAGGATAACTTCTGTTACTGATCAATAGAAAGACCATCCTATTTTGACAGGATGGGAACTTGAGGGCACATTTGGAGCTCCAAAGCAGTTGAATTTGGGAGTCTGCCCTGGTGCCAAGGCAAAGACAGTCTTCTGTGTTCCAAGTGATGCTGCTGCAAGCTGGTGTTTTTCCCCTGGTTCCcatgttatttaaatatatcCTTGACTCTGAGAAATACTAAACCTCTTCAGCAGCTGAGTTGGTTACTCCTCTAAAACAGAATACATCTTGAAGTATtactgaggaaaaggaaaaaagtaaaatcaagcTCTTCAGACTAATACTGCCATAATGAGAGGAACTAACTGGGAAAGGCCAGTAACTTAGTTCTAAAGTGTTGCTATTTCCTTACCATAAGGAAAGCTCCTGTCTTAGAGCAAGAGGATGTTCATAAAGCAAGCCCACTTGATCTTAGCACAAATCATCAACAGACCTCTCAACAACTCACAGCACTCTGCAGCTTTCAGTCTTTTATAGACTTTAAACTCTACCTTTTGGAAATTAAGTTTTCAGGCTGTATCTCCCTTGAGTTAATCTGCAGAAAGTTTCCCTTGGTCAAATCTGAGGTTAGCATTTGTAATTACCACAGTGACTGCTCATCTTGGACAGCACAGGGGCTCTTTTTAAACCATCAGCTGTGTAAAGCAACGGTGActttaaaatagattatttcTTCTGAGGATAACATGTTGTCACACTTATTCTCTGTATGCAGACAGGTAACATAAAACCCAATTATCTTGTCAGTCTGTGTCAAGCCTTTTCATGTGTAattcttctctttccccctccctcatccatatttttggttttttttccaccagaTACCTACTGCTGTCTGTGTGGCAGCATGCTGCCCGAGGTGCTGGTGTTCCTGTGTCAGTGCTTAACCCTTTGTGGAGATATCCAATTAATGCTGGCTCAGAATGCTAACAACAGAGCAGCTTACCTCGAAGAATATAATTACCAGACTAAAGAAGATCAGGAGATATTACACAGCCTTCACAGAGAATCCAGGTGCCAAGGTATGATCCTGACACAGAAGTGCCAGACTTTGGATACATGACAGACATAAATAATTCCATTGGGCTTCCTCAAAACCATGCACTAGGAGAACTTCTGGCAGAGGGGTTATTGCActtcacttctgttttttctttcttttctttctgtttttcttcagaggaGGCTCATCCTGCCTGTCATACAGAAGGGGGTTGTCAAGGTATTGTATGAcatggcctgaagctgtgaaACAACTAAAGGCAATAACTGtttcagtaataaataaaatctaccTGACATGAGTCCTGTACTTTCTCTGGGTGTTTTTCTCTAGACTTAAATTAGAGAAATACTGTTTGACACAAAggctttgcattttgttttccagtgtttgCCTGGGCTACAGATTTATCTACAGACTTGGAATACCAGCTTTCTGTCAGCTGTAAATGCTATGAAGCAGCTTATGAAATCCTACTCTTCAGTAActtaaaaagccaaaacccagagcagcacatccaGGTTCTCAAGAGGATGGGCAATATCAGGAATGAGATTGGAGTGTTCTACATGAaccaggcagctgcagtgcagaCTGAGAGAGTGGGCAAGTATCCTTTTCCCATTCCTCACCATTTCATGGAGCTATAGCAGTGATCAAGTTCACTAAATGtatgaaaaatctatttttgatTATAAAGAGGACATAAATGActttgtaggttttttttttaatgtccacTGTGGTTATTTGTTTACAATAGATCCCTGTGGCTTGTACACTGTAGTTAATTGAGCCTAAACTGAATGATGGAATATATAGTTTGGAGAAATTCCTTCAAAATGTGTAGAATGCTTTcaaaaaacaacttcaaacTCTGTTGTGAAAGGGACAGAATATTGCGTTCTTGGTGGTTTAGCCCAGCATGAAAAAGCAGTAGCTTGAAACATAAGAATCCCTCGGGTTTATTTTTGGTGGGctttttttgaggaaaagctTTTTAGGGTGAAGTGttcagtggggttttgtttttgaaaataaacccaaTATTGTCTGGGAGTAAGATTTCTCTTAAGTAGAGCAAGTGAGGTGCTGGTAGTTCAGTGTAAACAGGGTAAACATTTCCCAAATGCCAGCTGTTTCCTGTGACCTTTACCAAAGTATTCGTTGATGAATTTTGGCTTGGACTTTTCAATTCTCTGATTTGTGATCATCTCTTGAGTTTTTGTGGAGGTTACTTAGTTGAAATTAAAgcttaaaatactgaattttagTTGTCTGTAAAAgtcacattttatttgcttcataCTGAGAATTTATAGAAGTAACTGCAATCTCCTGAATTATTACTGTGGAAGCAATCTCTGGTGCATCCTGTTAACTTCCTCGTGTTCTGTGTGTCCTATCATTGGAATTCTTTTGGAAGTATAGTAAGTGTAATAGTGCACTTCAGGTATTAAACCCTCAGCCACATGGAAATCTTAGGAGTGTTTTCTGTGAATTGGGTCTTCAGAATCATTTTACCACCCTTAAAGTCTAAGAGATGGTTTATAAGGGAGACAAAATGGAAGGGTTTGTTCAGGACTTGTGAGGAATTTGAGTTTCTAAGCCTTGTGCTTCATCCTAGTGAGTAAAAACGTCTCGacaacagagcagcagctctggaagaaaaGTTTCTCCTGCTTTGAAGAAGGAATTCAGAATTTTGAGTCCATTGATGATGCCACCAATGCTGCCCTTCTGCTGTGCAACACGGGGAGGCTGATGAGGATCTGTGCCCAGGCCCACTGTGCAGCTGAAGGGGACTTCAAAAGGGAGTTTTCCCCAGAAGAGGCCCTTTATTACAATAAGGTAACACCTCCCTGGTTTAAGCAGGGCTCAGACCCCAAAATGCCTTTTACTGTCAGGTATTTGTGAGTACTTTGGTAAATATGTTTACATTTGGGTGGAATAATCTGGGATAGCTCTCCTGCTTCTGTGCTATCCTAATCCCTGCTGTGTGGGCTTCGGTGGTGATGTTGAGCTTTGATTGCTGTGACATTCCGATGCTGATATTTAACATAGTACAGTACCACACACAAGGGAGA
The sequence above is a segment of the Parus major isolate Abel chromosome 6, Parus_major1.1, whole genome shotgun sequence genome. Coding sequences within it:
- the EDRF1 gene encoding erythroid differentiation-related factor 1 isoform X2, which encodes MEEPCGASAAAPLRGDAEEPKQGSVLFLGGNEVKSSAVVKYSSAPPQAAFARLQEKTDLKLPPANWLRESAKLGPAGTTILGNSKKSKPFSSFGMAYDFIDSVGNDVDVVSDSENIKKLLKIPYSKSHVSMAVHRIGRTLLLDELDIQELFMRSSQTGDWTWLKEFYQRLIDQKWQRKKKSKEHWYQKAILSKFLYYSINGDGAAQPVPSTSKQHQEGPVAGESDEAGRASWPAPFEMPSSLSEDPGASNQGLKNDFVRNILWTFEDIHMLVGSNMPIFGGGRYPAVSLRLRDNNKPINVLTGIDYWLDNLICNVPELVMCFHVNGIVQKYEMIKTEDIPNLENSNFSTKVIKDIAQNILSFLKSNCTKEGHTYWLFKASGSDIVKLYDLTTLCEETEDKYQNPFTMPVAILLYKVACNMMLKKNQNKKHYGTIRTLLLNCLKLLDNGRHPQIIASANYMLSELFQLDEPKKEDSADFPINGNSDESYSEEEEEMPDSDENGSYSNSSDPPDDNKAVAIIKSVGELSVPEKYKSVHRIRPSCAFPVCHGTEERCRLVLNHVLEGLKSVDSSVKKEGDLPAADPSTPIPLKYEDESTSGGPESLEKQMALFLDKMGSFQKGKHSSQSGMIPGSWQYKMKLQLILKSSRAYYVLSDAAMILQKYGRALRYIKLALQCHDTYCCLCGSMLPEVLVFLCQCLTLCGDIQLMLAQNANNRAAYLEEYNYQTKEDQEILHSLHRESRCQVFAWATDLSTDLEYQLSVSCKCYEAAYEILLFSNLKSQNPEQHIQVLKRMGNIRNEIGVFYMNQAAAVQTERVVSKNVSTTEQQLWKKSFSCFEEGIQNFESIDDATNAALLLCNTGRLMRICAQAHCAAEGDFKREFSPEEALYYNKAIDYYLKALRSLGKRDVHPAVWDSVNWELSTTYFTMATLQQDYAPLSRKAQEQIEKEVSEAMMKSLKYCDVDTVSERQPLCQYRAATIHHRLASMYHSCLRNQVGDEHLRKQHRVLADLHYSKAVRLFQLLKDAPCEFLRVQLERVAFAEFQMASQNSSAGKLKTLSGALDIMTKTKGAFQLIRKELVAETEQISEDKSPAESVSVNDSSAGLNKEEVLKLLGIFESRMSFLLLQSIKLLTSSKKKVGGSNEEEAALKTNKQVYSLLLRATANKGMSLLERTELMLSLLEQLAPRSEGSPGVQ
- the EDRF1 gene encoding erythroid differentiation-related factor 1 isoform X1, with the protein product MEEPCGASAAAPLRGDAEEPKQGSVLFLGGNEVKSSAVVKYSSAPPQAAFARLQEKTDLKLPPANWLRESAKLGPAGTTILGNSKKSKPFSSFGMAYDFIDSVGNDVDVVSDSENIKKLLKIPYSKSHVSMAVHRIGRTLLLDELDIQELFMRSSQTGDWTWLKEFYQRLIDQKWQRKKKSKEHWYQKAILSKFLYYSINGDGAAQPVPSTSKQHQEGPVAGESDEAGRASWPAPFEMPSSLSEDPGASNQGNVPLEPSYLVGHVASAPREQNLSPLFNDGENSQGLKNDFVRNILWTFEDIHMLVGSNMPIFGGGRYPAVSLRLRDNNKPINVLTGIDYWLDNLICNVPELVMCFHVNGIVQKYEMIKTEDIPNLENSNFSTKVIKDIAQNILSFLKSNCTKEGHTYWLFKASGSDIVKLYDLTTLCEETEDKYQNPFTMPVAILLYKVACNMMLKKNQNKKHYGTIRTLLLNCLKLLDNGRHPQIIASANYMLSELFQLDEPKKEDSADFPINGNSDESYSEEEEEMPDSDENGSYSNSSDPPDDNKAVAIIKSVGELSVPEKYKSVHRIRPSCAFPVCHGTEERCRLVLNHVLEGLKSVDSSVKKEGDLPAADPSTPIPLKYEDESTSGGPESLEKQMALFLDKMGSFQKGKHSSQSGMIPGSWQYKMKLQLILKSSRAYYVLSDAAMILQKYGRALRYIKLALQCHDTYCCLCGSMLPEVLVFLCQCLTLCGDIQLMLAQNANNRAAYLEEYNYQTKEDQEILHSLHRESRCQVFAWATDLSTDLEYQLSVSCKCYEAAYEILLFSNLKSQNPEQHIQVLKRMGNIRNEIGVFYMNQAAAVQTERVVSKNVSTTEQQLWKKSFSCFEEGIQNFESIDDATNAALLLCNTGRLMRICAQAHCAAEGDFKREFSPEEALYYNKAIDYYLKALRSLGKRDVHPAVWDSVNWELSTTYFTMATLQQDYAPLSRKAQEQIEKEVSEAMMKSLKYCDVDTVSERQPLCQYRAATIHHRLASMYHSCLRNQVGDEHLRKQHRVLADLHYSKAVRLFQLLKDAPCEFLRVQLERVAFAEFQMASQNSSAGKLKTLSGALDIMTKTKGAFQLIRKELVAETEQISEDKSPAESVSVNDSSAGLNKEEVLKLLGIFESRMSFLLLQSIKLLTSSKKKVGGSNEEEAALKTNKQVYSLLLRATANKGMSLLERTELMLSLLEQLAPRSEGSPGVQ